A section of the Marinoscillum sp. 108 genome encodes:
- a CDS encoding triple tyrosine motif-containing protein — protein MNRIQPRIWIAIFTLHTGIAHGFQEQPFAKNPSVRGAPEIIHFGLDDFQSDPMMMAMCEDSSGVKYFGNQDGLLIFDGETWARLELPNKSLVKSLYYGSDHKVYLGGFNEFGTVERDKFGQYQYSSMVDMAKVDHLNLDFVYDIHEVQGHIIFRSMSKLIAIKGQKALTIPTSGFYSSAVVDDRLYMANWEDGIKEFDLHTMNFDLLIPKPLYQWNPIVSITAGNSAETLSIFTRDGQIYSYHLESKHFLLVRNLFNKTSTNQVTGAVRTKDGDYYIGTLADQLIMLTANGKTIPLNKPIIGLQDESVNNLYESKNGNLWVLLENGIDCINLSSPVSTVFNKASVFDVQLFQGIWYIATNQGVWASVQGLTGGPFKHMQFEPIAGLDGQAWSLTSIENQLLCGHEKGLFVIKGKDIKQIPASDGVWKVIPIQEKPGHYLVCTYYATYLMSVNSTGDFQIDNVISGFSESSRDILQSEPGVFWVCHGFKGVFRIKINPDYQSVVSVEHFEEAGLPSPYKVNVFSWKGEPVFTTSKGLYSFNDSLDVFQPHSLLNDILDPNIETRKIMETKDRTWYIHNDEVGYFNHEDNPVLQSEAFLQTRGTFNKHMESITLLDNGVLIGTKKGLFAFDLSSRTGSPVPHSVRISQLSYQNGNSRILLPLDNPLEILASQTQNLRFEYTVPQMDMLNDVRYSYQLSGADQVWSDWEDKPWKEYNSLDPGTYEFSVRAKSKLGESFLTAQHTLIVRPPWHQTTLAFVCYFILGLALIFLCVKVISKLLEEQRQRAILEAEKQNKILRLELDRMQLAQEKNQFESTKTSLEEDLLLKSKELANYATLLSRKQELMIELREELTDLENNTRNEKTRQDLKSLIRKIKTRLNNDDYIKVFEANFERVHHEFFNELKERYPDLTSKELRLCALVKMNLTNKEIAPIMNISIRGIETARYRLRKRLSIHDDMVEFLEKLSP, from the coding sequence CAAAGTGACCCAATGATGATGGCCATGTGCGAGGATTCTTCTGGGGTGAAATACTTTGGCAATCAGGACGGTTTACTCATTTTTGATGGAGAAACCTGGGCGCGGCTGGAACTACCCAATAAGTCTCTTGTCAAATCACTCTACTACGGATCTGACCACAAGGTCTACCTGGGTGGATTTAATGAATTTGGCACCGTAGAACGGGATAAGTTTGGTCAGTACCAATACAGCTCTATGGTTGATATGGCTAAGGTGGATCACCTGAACCTGGACTTTGTTTATGACATTCACGAGGTACAAGGACACATCATTTTCAGAAGCATGTCCAAACTGATTGCCATTAAGGGCCAAAAAGCACTCACTATACCTACTAGTGGCTTTTACTCATCTGCTGTCGTGGATGATCGTCTTTACATGGCCAACTGGGAAGATGGTATCAAAGAGTTCGATCTGCATACAATGAACTTTGACCTGCTAATCCCCAAACCACTGTATCAGTGGAATCCCATTGTATCCATTACCGCAGGCAACTCAGCAGAAACGTTAAGTATCTTCACCAGAGATGGTCAGATATATAGCTACCACCTCGAGAGTAAACACTTTTTACTTGTAAGAAACCTATTTAATAAAACATCCACCAATCAGGTAACAGGGGCAGTAAGGACAAAGGACGGAGATTACTACATCGGCACATTAGCTGATCAACTGATCATGCTTACGGCCAATGGCAAAACAATTCCCCTTAACAAGCCCATCATAGGTCTGCAAGATGAGTCAGTAAACAACCTCTATGAAAGTAAAAACGGCAATCTTTGGGTTCTTTTAGAAAACGGGATTGATTGCATCAACCTCTCCTCACCTGTATCCACTGTTTTTAATAAAGCTTCCGTATTTGATGTTCAGCTCTTTCAGGGCATCTGGTACATAGCTACCAATCAGGGCGTGTGGGCATCGGTCCAGGGACTTACAGGTGGCCCCTTCAAACACATGCAGTTTGAGCCTATAGCAGGTCTCGATGGACAAGCATGGTCACTTACGTCCATTGAAAATCAGCTCCTTTGTGGTCATGAAAAAGGCTTGTTTGTAATAAAGGGTAAAGACATTAAACAAATTCCGGCATCCGATGGGGTCTGGAAGGTGATCCCCATACAGGAAAAACCGGGACACTATCTGGTCTGCACTTACTATGCTACCTACTTAATGAGCGTCAATTCGACGGGCGATTTTCAGATCGATAATGTGATTTCGGGTTTTTCAGAGTCCAGCAGGGACATCCTTCAGAGCGAACCAGGGGTCTTCTGGGTATGTCATGGATTCAAAGGTGTATTCCGAATAAAAATAAATCCTGACTACCAAAGTGTGGTCAGCGTGGAGCATTTTGAAGAAGCCGGACTCCCTTCCCCCTACAAGGTCAATGTGTTCTCATGGAAAGGCGAACCAGTCTTTACAACCAGCAAAGGTCTTTACTCCTTCAATGATTCGTTAGACGTTTTTCAACCCCATTCATTGCTCAATGATATTTTGGATCCTAACATCGAAACCAGAAAAATCATGGAAACCAAGGACCGTACCTGGTACATTCACAATGATGAGGTCGGGTATTTCAACCATGAAGATAACCCTGTCCTTCAAAGTGAAGCTTTTTTACAGACACGCGGGACATTTAATAAGCACATGGAATCGATCACCCTCCTGGACAATGGCGTGCTGATCGGTACGAAAAAAGGGCTGTTCGCCTTTGATCTATCCTCAAGAACAGGTTCTCCTGTCCCTCATTCCGTAAGGATCAGTCAGCTTAGTTATCAAAATGGCAACTCCCGCATTCTGCTACCACTGGACAACCCTCTCGAGATTTTGGCATCACAGACTCAAAACCTCCGATTTGAATATACAGTACCCCAGATGGATATGTTAAATGATGTAAGGTATAGTTACCAACTTTCAGGTGCCGACCAGGTCTGGTCAGATTGGGAAGATAAACCCTGGAAAGAATATAATTCTCTGGACCCTGGCACCTATGAGTTTTCTGTGAGAGCAAAGAGTAAACTAGGTGAATCGTTTCTGACCGCTCAACACACGCTCATCGTGAGGCCGCCATGGCATCAGACCACACTGGCCTTTGTGTGCTATTTCATCCTTGGACTGGCGCTGATTTTCCTCTGCGTCAAAGTTATTTCAAAGCTTTTGGAAGAACAAAGGCAAAGAGCCATCCTTGAAGCGGAGAAGCAGAATAAAATACTCCGATTAGAACTGGACAGGATGCAACTGGCTCAGGAAAAAAACCAATTTGAATCCACAAAAACTTCTCTGGAGGAAGATTTGCTATTGAAAAGCAAAGAGCTGGCGAACTACGCCACTCTACTCTCCCGCAAGCAGGAGCTCATGATAGAACTCCGCGAAGAACTCACAGACCTTGAGAATAACACAAGAAACGAAAAAACGCGACAGGATTTAAAATCACTCATTCGTAAAATAAAGACCCGGCTCAACAATGATGATTACATCAAAGTATTTGAAGCCAATTTCGAGCGCGTCCACCACGAGTTTTTCAATGAGCTCAAGGAACGGTACCCTGACCTGACCAGCAAGGAGCTCCGACTCTGTGCATTGGTAAAAATGAACCTGACCAACAAAGAGATAGCACCCATTATGAATATTTCCATTCGGGGAATAGAAACAGCCCGATATCGCCTGCGCAAACGCCTAAGTATTCATGACGACATGGTGGAATTCCTTGAAAAACTCTCTCCATAA